In Longimicrobium sp., one genomic interval encodes:
- a CDS encoding AbrB/MazE/SpoVT family DNA-binding domain-containing protein codes for MVREIILRQAGGSVTATLPKDMADRLHVGAGDKVYAIETERGVLLTPYDPDDAMQAFEEVRRQYRNTLRKLAE; via the coding sequence ATGGTTCGCGAGATCATTCTCCGCCAAGCTGGTGGGTCGGTTACGGCGACGTTGCCCAAAGACATGGCCGATCGTCTTCATGTGGGTGCAGGAGACAAGGTCTATGCGATCGAGACTGAACGCGGAGTCCTGCTTACCCCGTACGACCCCGACGACGCGATGCAGGCGTTCGAGGAAGTACGACGCCAGTACCGGAACACGCTGAGGAAACTGGCCGAGTGA